In Microplitis mediator isolate UGA2020A chromosome 2, iyMicMedi2.1, whole genome shotgun sequence, a single window of DNA contains:
- the LOC130678709 gene encoding calcium uptake protein 3, mitochondrial isoform X2 yields the protein MANITRRLFRPLKNSYSNIVNSNYSFKSNHNVIKFIKTSAGLIAIGGIVLYAGKKYHSVNVVYAAARPRKREDELPKAVKLTMRERRFIKFASVEFNGQLYMTPQDFLDSIVECEPRPRYKRRVLTNKDLEMIKNTTPLLQRGNSHMFRNLKDKGIISYTEYLFLLSILTKPQTGFRIAFNMFDTDGNEIVDKNEFLVLQKLVTPSEEMTLAMKTILRDSHENSNSSKSENPSSSYMEKIFSHAWKGRHGENVENVTDKLVSDDSVDLPKENDEGLQRRHAVDTTIMIHFFGKDGTKELKYDGFRQFMENLQHEVLELEFQEFSKGSDTISELDFAKILLRYTDLDTDEYDKYLGRLLERSERHEDINFPEFRLFYQFLNSLEDFAIAMRMYTLADHPISKEEFRRAVKICTGTNIPMHIIETVFAIFDVDGDGQLSYKEFIAIMKDRLHRGFKTQPRSEGWESFKFCVKQELKAP from the exons ATGGCGAATATCACGAGACGTTTATTCCGACCGCTCAAAAATAGTTACAGCAACATTGTTAACAGTAATTACAGTTTCAAAAGTAACcacaatgttattaaatttataaaaacaagtGCTGGGTTAATTGCCATCGGTGGCATTGTATTATACgctggaaaaaaatatcacagtGTCAATGTCGTCTATGCAGCAGCTCGACCACGCAAG cgcGAGGATGAACTTCCCAAGGCGGTAAAATTGACTATGAGAGAGAGAAGATTTATTAAGTTCGCGTCGGTGGAATTCAATGGGCAGCTATATATGACACCTCAAGACTTCCTCGACAGCATCGTCGAGTGCGAGCCCAGAC ctaGATATAAACGAAGAGTTCTCACTAACAAAGATCttgaaatgattaaaaatacgaCGCCTTTATTGCAACGAGGGAATTCACATATGTTTAGAAATCTCAAAGACAAag gaattatttcttacaCCGAGTACCTGTTTCTTCTGTCCATACTCACGA AACCACAAACAGGATTTCGAATTGCATTCAATATGTTTGATACCGATGGAAATGAAATAGTCGACAAAAATGAATTTCTTGTG CTGCAAAAACTAGTTACCCCGAGCGAAGAGATGACACTTGCCATGAAAACAATACTGCGAGACAGCCACGAAAATAGTAATTCATCAAAGAGTGAAAACCCATCGAGTTCTTAT AtggagaaaattttcagtcacGCGTGGAAAGGAAGACACGGCGAAAATGTTGAGAATGTTACTGATAAATTAGTATCCGATGACAGTGTGGACCTGCCTAAGGAAAATGACgaa GGACTGCAACGCAGGCACGCGGTAGATACGACGATTATGATTCACTTCTTCGGAAAAGACGGAACTAAGGAACTCAAGTACGATGGGTTTAGACAATTTATGGAAAATCTTCAGCACGAAGTGCTGGAACTCGAGTTTCAGGAGTTCAGCAAAGGAAGCGACACTATTTCGGAACTGGACTTTGCTAAAATTTTGCTGCGCTACACGGATTTGGATACTGACGAGTACGACAAATATTTGGGACGATTATTAGAACGATCTGAGCGGCACGAAGATATTAATTTTCCGGAGTTTCGacttttttatcagtttttaAACTCTTTAGAAGATTTCGCGATTGCCATGAGAATGTACACTCTTGCTGATCATCCAATTTCtaaag aggAATTTAGACGCGCAGTGAAAATCTGCACAGGAACGAACATCCCGATGCACATAATTGAAACAGTTTTCGCAATATTTGACGTTGATGGTGACGGACAATTGTCCTACAAAGAATTTATCGCCATAATGAAAGACCGTCTGCACCGCggattcaaa ACTCAGCCAAGAAGCGAAGGATGGGAAAGTTTTAAATTCTGCGTAAAGCAAGAATTGAAAGCaccttga
- the LOC130678709 gene encoding calcium uptake protein 3, mitochondrial isoform X1 — protein MANITRRLFRPLKNSYSNIVNSNYSFKSNHNVIKFIKTSAGLIAIGGIVLYAGKKYHSVNVVYAAARPRKREDELPKAVKLTMRERRFIKFASVEFNGQLYMTPQDFLDSIVECEPRPRYKRRVLTNKDLEMIKNTTPLLQRGNSHMFRNLKDKGIISYTEYLFLLSILTKPQTGFRIAFNMFDTDGNEIVDKNEFLVMRKLFGSGVKNRELNETTARVLQKLVTPSEEMTLAMKTILRDSHENSNSSKSENPSSSYMEKIFSHAWKGRHGENVENVTDKLVSDDSVDLPKENDEGLQRRHAVDTTIMIHFFGKDGTKELKYDGFRQFMENLQHEVLELEFQEFSKGSDTISELDFAKILLRYTDLDTDEYDKYLGRLLERSERHEDINFPEFRLFYQFLNSLEDFAIAMRMYTLADHPISKEEFRRAVKICTGTNIPMHIIETVFAIFDVDGDGQLSYKEFIAIMKDRLHRGFKTQPRSEGWESFKFCVKQELKAP, from the exons ATGGCGAATATCACGAGACGTTTATTCCGACCGCTCAAAAATAGTTACAGCAACATTGTTAACAGTAATTACAGTTTCAAAAGTAACcacaatgttattaaatttataaaaacaagtGCTGGGTTAATTGCCATCGGTGGCATTGTATTATACgctggaaaaaaatatcacagtGTCAATGTCGTCTATGCAGCAGCTCGACCACGCAAG cgcGAGGATGAACTTCCCAAGGCGGTAAAATTGACTATGAGAGAGAGAAGATTTATTAAGTTCGCGTCGGTGGAATTCAATGGGCAGCTATATATGACACCTCAAGACTTCCTCGACAGCATCGTCGAGTGCGAGCCCAGAC ctaGATATAAACGAAGAGTTCTCACTAACAAAGATCttgaaatgattaaaaatacgaCGCCTTTATTGCAACGAGGGAATTCACATATGTTTAGAAATCTCAAAGACAAag gaattatttcttacaCCGAGTACCTGTTTCTTCTGTCCATACTCACGA AACCACAAACAGGATTTCGAATTGCATTCAATATGTTTGATACCGATGGAAATGAAATAGTCGACAAAAATGAATTTCTTGTG aTGAGGAAGCTGTTCGGGTCCGGAGTGAAAAATCGTGAACTCAACGAGACAACTGCACGAGTC CTGCAAAAACTAGTTACCCCGAGCGAAGAGATGACACTTGCCATGAAAACAATACTGCGAGACAGCCACGAAAATAGTAATTCATCAAAGAGTGAAAACCCATCGAGTTCTTAT AtggagaaaattttcagtcacGCGTGGAAAGGAAGACACGGCGAAAATGTTGAGAATGTTACTGATAAATTAGTATCCGATGACAGTGTGGACCTGCCTAAGGAAAATGACgaa GGACTGCAACGCAGGCACGCGGTAGATACGACGATTATGATTCACTTCTTCGGAAAAGACGGAACTAAGGAACTCAAGTACGATGGGTTTAGACAATTTATGGAAAATCTTCAGCACGAAGTGCTGGAACTCGAGTTTCAGGAGTTCAGCAAAGGAAGCGACACTATTTCGGAACTGGACTTTGCTAAAATTTTGCTGCGCTACACGGATTTGGATACTGACGAGTACGACAAATATTTGGGACGATTATTAGAACGATCTGAGCGGCACGAAGATATTAATTTTCCGGAGTTTCGacttttttatcagtttttaAACTCTTTAGAAGATTTCGCGATTGCCATGAGAATGTACACTCTTGCTGATCATCCAATTTCtaaag aggAATTTAGACGCGCAGTGAAAATCTGCACAGGAACGAACATCCCGATGCACATAATTGAAACAGTTTTCGCAATATTTGACGTTGATGGTGACGGACAATTGTCCTACAAAGAATTTATCGCCATAATGAAAGACCGTCTGCACCGCggattcaaa ACTCAGCCAAGAAGCGAAGGATGGGAAAGTTTTAAATTCTGCGTAAAGCAAGAATTGAAAGCaccttga
- the LOC130678709 gene encoding calcium uptake protein 3, mitochondrial isoform X3: protein MANITRRLFRPLKNSYSNIVNSNYSFKSNHNVIKFIKTSAGLIAIGGIVLYAGKKYHSVNVVYAAARPRKREDELPKAVKLTMRERRFIKFASVEFNGQLYMTPQDFLDSIVECEPRPRYKRRVLTNKDLEMIKNTTPLLQRGNSHMFRNLKDKGIISYTEYLFLLSILTKPQTGFRIAFNMFDTDGNEIVDKNEFLVMEKIFSHAWKGRHGENVENVTDKLVSDDSVDLPKENDEGLQRRHAVDTTIMIHFFGKDGTKELKYDGFRQFMENLQHEVLELEFQEFSKGSDTISELDFAKILLRYTDLDTDEYDKYLGRLLERSERHEDINFPEFRLFYQFLNSLEDFAIAMRMYTLADHPISKEEFRRAVKICTGTNIPMHIIETVFAIFDVDGDGQLSYKEFIAIMKDRLHRGFKTQPRSEGWESFKFCVKQELKAP, encoded by the exons ATGGCGAATATCACGAGACGTTTATTCCGACCGCTCAAAAATAGTTACAGCAACATTGTTAACAGTAATTACAGTTTCAAAAGTAACcacaatgttattaaatttataaaaacaagtGCTGGGTTAATTGCCATCGGTGGCATTGTATTATACgctggaaaaaaatatcacagtGTCAATGTCGTCTATGCAGCAGCTCGACCACGCAAG cgcGAGGATGAACTTCCCAAGGCGGTAAAATTGACTATGAGAGAGAGAAGATTTATTAAGTTCGCGTCGGTGGAATTCAATGGGCAGCTATATATGACACCTCAAGACTTCCTCGACAGCATCGTCGAGTGCGAGCCCAGAC ctaGATATAAACGAAGAGTTCTCACTAACAAAGATCttgaaatgattaaaaatacgaCGCCTTTATTGCAACGAGGGAATTCACATATGTTTAGAAATCTCAAAGACAAag gaattatttcttacaCCGAGTACCTGTTTCTTCTGTCCATACTCACGA AACCACAAACAGGATTTCGAATTGCATTCAATATGTTTGATACCGATGGAAATGAAATAGTCGACAAAAATGAATTTCTTGTG AtggagaaaattttcagtcacGCGTGGAAAGGAAGACACGGCGAAAATGTTGAGAATGTTACTGATAAATTAGTATCCGATGACAGTGTGGACCTGCCTAAGGAAAATGACgaa GGACTGCAACGCAGGCACGCGGTAGATACGACGATTATGATTCACTTCTTCGGAAAAGACGGAACTAAGGAACTCAAGTACGATGGGTTTAGACAATTTATGGAAAATCTTCAGCACGAAGTGCTGGAACTCGAGTTTCAGGAGTTCAGCAAAGGAAGCGACACTATTTCGGAACTGGACTTTGCTAAAATTTTGCTGCGCTACACGGATTTGGATACTGACGAGTACGACAAATATTTGGGACGATTATTAGAACGATCTGAGCGGCACGAAGATATTAATTTTCCGGAGTTTCGacttttttatcagtttttaAACTCTTTAGAAGATTTCGCGATTGCCATGAGAATGTACACTCTTGCTGATCATCCAATTTCtaaag aggAATTTAGACGCGCAGTGAAAATCTGCACAGGAACGAACATCCCGATGCACATAATTGAAACAGTTTTCGCAATATTTGACGTTGATGGTGACGGACAATTGTCCTACAAAGAATTTATCGCCATAATGAAAGACCGTCTGCACCGCggattcaaa ACTCAGCCAAGAAGCGAAGGATGGGAAAGTTTTAAATTCTGCGTAAAGCAAGAATTGAAAGCaccttga